The Cannabis sativa cultivar Pink pepper isolate KNU-18-1 chromosome 8, ASM2916894v1, whole genome shotgun sequence genomic interval CTtagtaattattttgtatgGGTCCGATGGCTACCAATCGGACCTCACAATGGGTCCGATTTGTAGCCATCGGACCCGtgggttgattttttttttttggttttattaattagtaattattatttattgaatattgttttttttattaattattgttttagtattaattattgttttagtattaataattattttattattaattattgattattgtttttctattaataataattttatattatttactaggtattgttttatattaatagttgttttatattaattattaattattttttattattaattattaataattgttttacattaattatgaataattgttatattaataaattgtttattaataattgttttatattaatgattgataattattttgttaataatttttttattattaatgattaattattgttttgttattaattatgaattagtgttttttttctattaataatccttctattaataattttttttattattaatgattaattattttttgttaattattaattaatgtttattattaattattaactattgtattaatttgtattgttttattaattattatttttttactaattattaattattaatttgtattatttattaattatttttttattattaattattaatttttgtattaatttttattgtcttattaattttttattatttattgattattgttttattattaatgattaattattgtattattttttattgttttattatttattaattttttactaattattagttattaattattattttttgttaattattaattaaggtttattattaattattattttttactaattattaattatttttttttgaataagtaATTAACTTCATTAACTCAAGAGCAATCGCTCAAAAGTACAACTTCAAGTTCCGAAGGGACATTATCCCTCGTGAACATACGATCAGCAAACAATCGAGACTGACGTGCCATAACATGTGCAGCTCGATTAGCAGAACGTTTAACAAACCGTAACGAAACATTATTCATAGAGTCTAACAAAGACTTACAATCTTTCACAATTAAACCAAATCCCGAAAACATCTCAATCGGGCTATGGATAGCTTGTACAGTAACTAAGCTATCACTCTCAACACAAACATGTTGGTATGACTTGTCCTTCAACCAACTCAACGCCTCCCTAATTCCCATAGCTTCGGCATCAGCTGGTGTAGTTTTTCCTGGCCGAGAAGACCCCGAAGCCACCAAAAGCTGACCGTGACAGTCCCTCACCACAAAGCCAAAACCAAACCGGTTGTCGCTGTCAAAAATTGCAGCGTCTACGTTAAGTTTGATCCCATTAGAGACGGGTTTAGTCCATAGCTCATCACCTTTGTTGAGAAACATCGGGTTCAACGAAGGATAGTTTTCACTCAACTGAGCTTTCTTCCATTGATCAATAGACCTTAACgcaaactgtacaacatcattAGCACTCCGGCTTTTCTGATCCCAAACTAAATCATTCCGAGCCTTCCATATCGCCCAACATAATGTGCCGGCTTGTGCAACTTTCTCAGCATCAGCGGTGTTTAATAATTGTTGCAGCCAGTCGCGAAAAGACTCCCAAACCCGACCCCCAACACACACGGCAAGCTTCTCCCAACAAGCAGTAGCAAAATCACAATTAAGAAGACAATGAGTGATAGTTTCACTAGAGACTAAGCAAAATGGACAGCTATAGTCTAAAGGCACCTTCCTCTCAAAAAGTCTCTTCCTTGTAGGGAGACAATTGGCCGCTGCTCTCCAAAGAACGTCTTTGACCGTGGGCGGAATTTTAATTTCCCATAACTCTTTCCAAAACTTTGAATCCCCCGCCCTTCCATCAACATTGGTATCACGGCTCATAAGCAATTGGTATGCTGATTTTACAGAGTAACAACCCGAGTTTTCCTTCAACCAATACCATGAATCTATAGCATCACTCCTAGCTAAAGGGATACCCATAATTAGCCCAGCTTCCCTTTCAGAGAAGATGTCCCGAACCACTTCCTCATCCCACTCCCTAGCCCCTACCTTGAACAAACTTTGAACTTTGAGATCATTATAAGCGCTTAGATCCGAAGTTGGAATTGGAGACTCAATACTTGGTAGCCACGGATCCATCGCAAAACGAATGGTTAAACCATCCCCAACCCTCATTCTTAAACCCGCCTTGAGAACTCCTTGGGCTTCCACTAAACTTCTCCATATGAAGCTCGGGTTGGAGCCTAATTCAGCGGTCAAAAAGTCACCTTGAGCAAAATATCTCGCTTTATAAACACGACTCACCAAGGAAGATGGATTAGTGACAAGACGCCACCCTTGCTTACCCAACATAGCGATATTAAACTCACGAAGACTTCTAAACCCCATACCACCTTCAATCTTATGCTTCACCAACCGAGACCAactcatccaactaatgccCTTATTTTGATTCCAAGAAGACTTCCACCAAAATCTAGCCATTAGGCTCTCAATTTCCTTACACACTCCAACCGGGAGAAGGAATACATTCATTGCATAAGTAGGTAACGATTGAACAACCGTTTTTATCAACACTTCCTTACCCGCGCGAGAAAGGAATTTAGTATCCCAACTCTTGATCCTCTTGAGCACCTTTTCCTTGAGAAACCCCAACACAGCATTCTTATTCCTCCCCATAGTATTAGGAAGTCCCAAGTAAGAGCTATTCTCACCTGCTTCGATCATACCCAATACCGAACATATGAGCTGACGAACATCTCCCCTTGTGTTAGAGCTAAAGAAAACAGATGACTTCTCTTTATTAACCACTTGACCCGAAGCCAATTCAAACAAACGGAGAAGCTCCATAACACGAGTAGCTTCTTCAACCGAAGCTTGACAATACAAGTAACTATCATCCGCGAACAACATGTGAGACACCCTCGGGGCCCCGTTAGCAACACGGCAGCCATGTAGCAACTGATTCCTTTCAAATTTCCTCACAAGAGCGGAAAAGCCTTCGGCACAAACAATAAACAAATAAGGCGATATAGGATCGCCTTGACGGATACCTCGAGACGGGACAATCGGCCCCAGCTTCCTACCCCCATGGATGATGTGATGTCGAACCGAAACCACACATTGAAGCACAAGATCCACCCACTTCTCAGCAAAACCCATCCTTCTCAACATATCCTTCAAAAATCGCCACTCCACTCTGTCGTAAGCTTTGCTCATATCAAGTTTGAGCGCCATATAACCTTGCTTACCACTAGTTTTCCTTTTTAAGTAGTGCATGACTTCAAAGGAAACCATAATGTTGTCTGATATTAGTCTTCCTGGAATAAACGCACTTTGAAAGTCAGAGACAACTTGATCAAGAACCTTCTTCAAGCGATTAGCCAACACTTTCGAAAGGACCTTATAAACCACATTGCATAATGAAATAGGCCTTAATTCGCCCATATTACAAGGACTACTCTTTTTCGGAATCAATACCAAATTGGTATCATTGAGACCGATAGGAAGCACCCCCGTATCCATAAACTCCCGTACCAATCGAACCACATCACTCCCAACAATATCCCAAAATTTCTGATAAAACCCCGGACTCATCCCATCCGGACCAGGCGATTTGTCAGGATGCATTTGAAACAGAGCCATGCGAACCTCATCCTCCTCAACAAAGCCGAGAAGCATTTCATTTTGGTCTTCCGAAATAGAGGGTTGAACTTCTTGTAAAACATGACTAATATCAACATTAGAAGCTTCAAACAATCTATTAAAATAGTCTACCATCAACCCACCAAGACCGGCCTCCCAATCCACCCACActccatcttccttttgcaaacGTTGTATGTGATTTTGCCTCTTCCTCGAGCTAGCAAAATTGTGGAAATATTTGCTATTAGTATCACCAGAGCGTAGCCAAAACTGCTTCGACCTTTGCTTCCAATAGATCTCTCTTTTCGTCAAAATCTCAAAAAGTTCCTCTTGCTTCTCCTTATGAATTCTGACCGAGACCTCATCccttttcttcttcaagtttcgAATCACCATTTTACATTGATTGATTCGATCTTTAAAGTTCCCTGTGAAGTCCTTCCCCCAAGCTTCTAACGCCACCCCACATCCTTCAATTTTTTCCACTAAGCCACGGCCACTCAACCCCTCCCAACTACTCCTCACCACCTCCTTACACATAGGCTCACGCAACCAAGCATTCTCAAAACGAAACGTTCGATTATGCGTCCCAAAAGAGTAAGCTTCAGGCATTAAAAGAATTGGGCAATGATCCGAAGTTGAAATCTCCACATTATATAGCTTAGCCAAAGGGAATAATTGAAGCCAAGAATGAGACACTAGAGCTTTATCTAACCTTTCCTCGACCCAATTACTTGAACCTTTGCCTTTTTCCCAAGTAAACGGATAACCTTCCAAGTGTAAATCAACCAACCCACATTGGTCAAGAGCATTACGAAACCCATCCACTAGCCAAATGGGGTAGCTTCGGCCTCCCCTCTTCTCATCTTGACCCCCTAGATTGTTCATGTCTCCAATCAAACACCAAGGTAGTTGTAATTCCAAATTCAGAGAACGAAACAGATCCCAAGTGTTCCTTCTTAAAGCACGGTTCGGTTCACCATATATGCCTGTCAACCTCCAAAGTCGCGACTCATCTTCATGTATAATGACATCAATATGGTTTCTAGAGAACCCCCTTAATTCGGCCAACTTGTGATCTTTCCAAAGTAAAGCTAGCCCACCACTATGACCTTGGGCTTCAACCACAAAACAACCCTCAAAACCCAATGTAACTCTCACTCTTTCCACTACATCTTTTCTACATAATGTCTCACAAAGAAAAATTATGTCGGGCCTCTTTTGAACAACCAAGTCCTTAAGGAATTGAACGGCccgtgggttcccaagcccacggcaATTCCAGCTTAACGAAATCATGATGAATGGCGGGCCTGGAACCCAGAACCCGCCAACATATCGTTTTTTGGACCCACTCCCAACACATGTCCATCTTGTTCCATATCAACAATAGTCAACCCACCTTTAGCCAAACCAATACCATTCGGCCCATTAATGTCACTTGGGCCGCCCACCCCACTACCTATCCTACCCCcaattcttttcctttttggaTCATTATAAATGATACAATCCTCTCCATTATTCCCATGTATATCCTTATCACCCTCAATTAAATTCCCTTCCACCAATTTCTCCCTCATATCACGATTAATAACTCCCCCCTCCACTAATCTTGCTGCCAACCCACTATCTCCATATCCCCCAATCAGCTCCCCATTCAACTCCCCAATCTCCTCCGTCGGACCTCCCCCTGCCATCGCCGGATTTGCAGGTCTCGAACTCCCCTCCCCTCTCTCGGAACTCCCTCCTACAGCTCCTGACCGGAGCCATTTGGCTCCAATCTTCTCAGCCGAACGCCTACTATTGGCTTTCAAGAACATCCCGTAAGGCTTTTGAATCAAATGAGCAGGTGTATGAAATAACTTCGGACAAAAACGTTCCGAATGGCCCAATATAccacaaataaaacaaaaagtagAGAGGTTCTCATACTTAAAGTTCGCCCAAAACCAACTCCGATCCTCCCGGAATATTTTCATTCTTCTTCGCAACGGTTTATCGACATCAATTGTCACCCGAACTCGCATGTATTCCCTCCATACGCCTGAAAAATTGTTGATATCCGATTCCACAAACTTACCCATTAGATTTCCTATATCCGTGACCACTTTCAAAGACTGAAAACCATGTTCAAGATCATATATATGAACCCACAAATCAAGAAAATGAAGATTCACACTCCGGGGATTCTCCCCTTCCTTCAGTCTATGGAGAATAAGTTGTTTCTTATTGAAAGTCCAAGGACTTCCTGTGATCACCCTATCAACGTCTATCTCATggtaaaattgaaataaaaatagattAGAGTTTAGTTCCTTTACGTACATTCCTTTGCCCGGTTGCCATAGGAACGCCATCATATTTTGAAACGCATCAAAATCACTAACTCTGCCCGAGAGGAGTTTCCCAACTAGACACCATCGAGTATCAATGACAAGTTCTTCTTGTTCGACACGTGAAGCAACTAAGCCAACCTCATCCTCTTCCTCCAATTCCAATGATGCCCATTGATCTTCCAAACCTTGTAAATCCATGATTCAATCGGCCAGAACAGCAAGACTATTTCGACTTCCACACAGAGCACTCAATTGAGAGACTTATCTAACATACCATTAGGCAGACTTTGTCTTTTATGCTAATTAACAGATTCTTAATTGTTAAAGTATAcaatttttactaattattaatttgtattatttattaattattgtttattattaattattattttttgtattaatttttattgtcttattaattttttattatttattgattactgttttattattaatgattaattgttgtttatttataggtttagggtgtaatataatttttttttttcagtcttCCAAAGTTCCACGACTTTTACTGCCAGTGTCTGAACATTACACTGGTCGTGTTACTTGGCGGGGCGGTAGTTACTATTACCCCAAAGTAAAAGCCAAGTTTGTACAAATGTAGTTGTTGGAAAGGGTGAAGGAGGAATCCCCTTTCAACAATTTTTTTGAGAGAGAGCCATTAGCGTTTTCAGGTGCTCTTATCCATCAGCTCTTCATGCATAAGATAAAATCAGATAAAGATGATGAGGTGCATTTTTATATTGCAAAGAAGAGATGCCGATTCGGCCGAACTGAGTTTGCCTTGGTGACTGGGCTTAATTTGTTACGTGGACCGACTGAGGCTGAGGTTTCGGAGAGGGCGACGTCAGACCGTTTGATAGTAGAATATTTTAATGGGGATCCATCTATCAGCATTGGTCGTCTGCGCAGCGTCTTTGAGAGTTGCACTGAGAAGGATGATTGTTACAAGTTGGGTTTGGTGCTGTTCGTGATGGGTGTTCTGACTGGGAAAGAAGAGAAGACCCTGGTTCCCCCATTTATCATTAGAATGGTTGAGGACCTCCCTTTTTTCTACAATTACCCGTGGGGGAAAATTTCTTTCAACTTGTTGAAAGATACTTGGAGTAAGGACTTCGTACAAAAGAAAAAGCATATGGATGAGAAGATTGTGAAGGGAACGACTCAGAAGGAGTCAAAGTATTCGGCCTATGGATATGCTGTAGCATTGCAGTATTGGGCTTATGAGTCCATCCTCGAGCTTGCTGAGAAATTTGCAATCAGAAGATCGCATCGCTTTCCCCGAATGGTGAACTGGGAGAGTAAGGATGCCCCACTCGGGAAAGAGGAAGTCATCAAATTATTTGCAAAGAAAGTGAGTTTGTTAATTCATTGCATTTGCTtacgtttatttatttattttattttaatttaagtctAATAATCAATTTGTTATAATTTGCAGTTGACAGTGTACTCCGTTTTATGTCCGCGGAGTAATGAGGCCGAGTTTTTGAGCCACGTCCTTTGGAGGTGAGGCGCCTCTATTTGTGGATATGGAAGAATTGGTTATTGGCGATGATGGCCAGCCTACTCAGGATAGTTTGCGCAGCCAAGCTTCAAAGCTTGCACTCACGCTAGAACAGCGAGCGGAGGAAGCTGGAATCTTCAGAGATGATACACCACCACATTCTCCACCATCAGGGGCCCGTTCTGTTCCACCGTCTGCCTCAATGCCCGATTCTGCATCTATGCCGCAGTCAGCATCTATTCCCAGCACCTCACAGCCTCAGGTGCCAATATCTTCTGCCATATTGGCAAGATTGGAGCGTGTTGAAAAGGAACAACTTGCTTTGAAGCAAGGCCAGACTGATATTTTGAAAGGGCAGAATGAGATAATGGGTTACTTGAAGACCCTATTGGCTCTTATGGGAGATCAGAGAAGGCCCAGCGCAGAGGCAGGAGCCACGGCCCGGACGCCGTGTCTCCAGGAGATGAGTTCATTCTTCCGAATGATTACAGACCTAATGATGTGGAAGATGTACTCCAGACACCTCAGAACATGTCGGTCACGTCCATTAGAGATACCCAAGATTCAGAGGTTCAGGTTTTAGAGACCGTTCCAACACCGGTGgagaagaaaacgaagaaaaggCCAAGGTGGTTTGACGAGTACaccgaaatgaagaagaagatgaagccaTCAACAACCAATGTGAATGTTGACCCACTTCGGCCCGTTGATGAGAAGTTACTACATAGTTTTCGAAATTGGTTAGTGGGAACCATCGGAAACAAGTATCCGAGGGACGTCTTCACCGGGCTGTGTGGCGTGGCTTGGTTCTCGACCCTAAATACAGACAAACTATGGCTTTCTGATGACGTAAGTTTATTAACTAAGTATTATATGTTGTTATTTACTGCTTTTTACCgttgttatttgtttttttttttttaatgttgtaatGTGGTTGTGCTGACTTATTTATATGTGTTGTGCAGCATTTGGATGCTGCTTTCCATATGATGAGGAGGAGGCAACACTTCTTCCCGGAGTTGTACCCACGTAAGTGTACTGTGATGCCATCTTGGTTTACCTCATCGTTGAGGGGTCGGTGGGATGCTTGGAAGAGCAATACTGACCATGATGGTTTTGTTTGGGATGAGTCCATCTTGGAACTCCTTCGTGGGGATCCAAACCAATTTTTGCCTTCTTGGAAGGGTATGGAGTGCATATACATGGCCATGTTCTTGAACGGACCGAAACATTGGATCGCTATGGAGGTCAATCTTGAGTTGTGGAAGATATTCCTCTTCGATTCGAGTCTTGGATCTCTAACGAAAGACGAACTGAATTCACTTATGGATGTGTGGTGCCCTTTACTAGCCAAATTGGTGGACCAGTGTGGTGTATGTGACACTCATTACATGGTGATGGTCCCTCAAATGACAGCCTCCGAAAGTCAGGTCAGACCCTTCGACTGGGAAATGATGGACAATAAAGTTGTACCTCAGACAAAATCGAGGTAATTTAAAtgcattttttttatagtatgtttattaattaacaaaaaatttttataatattctcTATGGTTTATTAAATTTGGCGTTTACCTACTATTGCAGCAGCGATTGTGGAATGTACGTCATAGAGCATATTGAGCATAAGTTATTGGATCTACCATTCGATGGAGTACATGATCAGCATATGTCGCTCTTTCGCCAGAGATGGGCAGTAGATTTATTCTACCAGAACTTGGCATGAACTTtagatgtttaattttttatatttgttgaaCAATGTTTACTTTTACACTTTTCAATTTGAATAAACTACTTtcactaaaattattttattttatcagtaGAACTTGTTTTTGGTTCATATTTTTAACAAAGTTTAGAAATAATGCAATGCGAAATACGTAACAGTACAACacatgttcatgccacaaattaaaaatattttacaccataaatataaataacataatagtCCAGCGCATCACAATactaataaactaaaaatttatgttAAACCTCGGTAGGTGCAAGTGCTTCTGTTGTGTCCCGTGGCACCGCACTTGCTACATTTTCGTGATTTGATAATCCTTTCACCATTACAAGCAGTTCGGTTGTTCTTAATTCTTCCAACCTTTTGCTTCTTGGGTCGCCTGCTTGGTTGCTTCTCAACAGGCACTCCAACTGTCATGTTCTTTATGTCATCAGGTAattcccaatcatcctcgtcaccaactGGCATAATTGTTCCTTCGTATGTTCTCCTCCAATATTCGGTTGTGTAATATGGCGAGCATAGTGTGTACACGCTAATACTTCGCTCCTGAGATGCAGCACATGCATGAGGACAAGGAAACTTCATGCACTGGAACAAGCCGCAAGTGCAACTCTTTTCCTGCAAGTCCACTACGCCACCGGTGAGAACTGTTCTTCCAGGGTGAACCTACAACGTGTAAGGCCCGCATGAGTCAACGTTCAAAAACTGacctttttcaaaatgcaatgccaagtcctcctccatttctggtgctaggggttttgtccacttgtcagctttttcttttcgtgaagcaaaccacttctggactttggacctcaggaatgctacagcagcagtgatcgggaagcctcttgcatccttagttGTGTTGTTGAAGCTCTCAGCCCAGTTGCTCGTCATTACATTGTAACGTACCCCTGGAAAGTACGACCGAACCCATTTTTCAAATCCGATTTCCTCAAGATATTTTGCAACCGCTGGATTCATGGCCCGAATGTTCTCAAATTCTCTGTGAAACTCTGATCTTGAATACGTGTACGCACACgtgtaaatgtgattcgtgaagacgtcagtcttgaacttgtggttgacgttcataataatgtggtggtagcatgcaccgtggtgtgcatcagggaacacgatatccaaagcacgaacaatactttgatgcctatccgaaacaaaagctaagttctcaacatcaccaatcgtttctttcaattttctcataaaataggtCCAGGAATTGTGGTTTTCACTGTCAACTATAGCAAAAGCTATCGGAAAGATATGACTCCCTGCATCCAAAGCCATCCGCACACAACATTTGCCCACCATACCTAGTCTTCAAGAAAGACCCATCAACGCATATAAAGTCGACAAAACTTAAACCCCCGAATTGAAGGACCCAGAGAGAAGAAACAATACTTGAAGCGACCATCTTCTACCACAAAATCCGTGATGGTACCCGGATTCGCAACCGTAGCATGTGCAAGTAACTAGGTAATAAAGAGTACGAATCTTCGTGTGTACCCCGAGTCGGGTGTATTGCCTTCTCTGCACCTCCATGCCTTTTCGTAACTCATTTGGATCCCGTAAtccttgtgcatactttttcttaTATCAGAGAGCAACTGATCCGAGCCGTCAGTTGTgaacttatccttaattagaTGGGCAACTATTACAGGTGATGCTTGACGGTTATCATTTCCTCGAAGATCAAGGGAACATGTATGTACATTATGAAATGTACTCACCTCAAACATGTTAGAAAGTACGTTCTTCTTCGCTCTTAATCTCCACCCACAATCTGTATCCTTACATGTGACGTACCAAATATCGATCACGGACTTCCTAACGTAGTAGTCAAACCCTTTCTTCATTGCATACAGGCCAACAACCATCTTTAAATGCTCTTTGTCTCTAAAAAACTTTCCCACATGTAACTCCCCGCCTGGTGTGCCACCCGTAGATATATAATGACTATGATCCTCGATGTCTTCTCTTGTATACATTTTCTCCTTGAATTTACCGTAACTTgtcgaagaagaaaatggatcgCTCCATCCGATCACATTGGTACCTCGAGCATCGGTAGGACCACTAACATCATTGGTCTCTCTACCATTATTAGGACTGTCTTGTCGGTAGTTCCTCTAGCATGGTAGTTTCGCCTGGACGACTACTACTAGTACCAGGTGTTTGGCAATTTTCTCTACGGGGCATTCTTTTATGTGTCGGTGGCCTCGGTGGCCTCGGTGGTATTTGGTACGATAGTGGAGTCAAGTTCAAAGGTACATCAACAGGGGCCTTTGTACCTTCGTCGTCTCTTACGCCATCATTGCCCTCAACATAATATTCAGGGTCTGGACCATCACAAAAACCATCAATGAAGGGCATTTGTGCTACAATATCAGCACTCGGCATCATAGTGTTTAATTCAGGTAATACATCCGCAACCAACACCTctggatttgtttctggaacaaaactcccaacctCGCTACGATTATCCTTAACAGAACTTGGTGTGGGACTAGGATCAACCCAAACATTCTTCTTTAACAAAGTCACAAACAAAGGAATAAATTCATCTGGCTTCTTCGCAAGTGTAGATAAAAAGTACCTTGCACGCTTATCATTTCGAATAACTTCAGCAGGATACTCATAGCCTTTCCTGTACTTGTAATTTACTTCCAATTTCAAGTCATACTCCGCTTTGTCAACATCCAGTTCTTCGTACAAAACATCAACCAAACCTGAGTAGCTTAGGTTCGGATCAATGTCAATTGTCAAAGCGGCACTCCCTTTATAAATCCAATCTCTACCATCAAGCTCCCAAACACCATTATACATAACACACGCATTAACGATTGAATGTTGTCacaaacatttaaaaaaacacagttataatttacaacaaaaatctcaccgaaaaaaatcttaattaatcattaataaaaaaacaataataattaattgataataaaataataattaataattaataaataataataaaataattattaataaaaaaatgaaaaataaaactataattaataattcataataaaacaataattaataataaaaaattaaaaaaaattaataataaaatataattaataattattactaaaaccataaaaaatataacaataattaataaaacaataattaataataattcataatataaaacaattattatttaaaaaaaataaaacaataattaataattcataacaaaacaataattaataaaaaaataataattaataataaaaaataattattaattgataataaaataataattattaataaaagaaaaattaataacacaaatattaataaatcactacaaaataaattaagcatacaataataaacaataaataatcataattaattaaataaaaaaataaaaaaaaaacttgcagtagggtccgattggtccgaccatcggaccccatggagGTGCATCGGACCatcctttaaaaaaataaaaaaaattcaaaaaaaatccaaaaaccactcgggtccgatggggtccgattggtccgaccatcggacccatatgGAGAGCATCGGCCCCAGggtccaaaaaaaattaaaaaatcaaatttcccataaaaaattacaaattaaaaaaatacacagggtcggaccatcggacccacatggtccgaccatcggacccatcggacccacatAGCAAGCATCGGACTCaggtccaaaaaataaaaaaaaaataaaataaaaccaaaagggtcggaccatcggacccacatggtccgaccatcggacccatcggacccacatAGCAAGCATCGGACTCaggtccaaaaaataaaaaaaaaaaccaaaagggtcggaccatcggacccacatggtccgaccatcggacccatcgggcccACATAAAGAGCATCGGACCCaggtccaaaaaataaaaaaaaaattaaaaaaaatatagaacgggtcagaccatcgg includes:
- the LOC133030630 gene encoding uncharacterized protein LOC133030630, which produces MEELVIGDDGQPTQDSLRSQASKLALTLEQRAEEAGIFRDDTPPHSPPSGARSVPPSASMPDSASMPQSASIPSTSQPQVPISSAILARLERVEKEQLALKQGQTDILKGQNEIMEKAQRRGRSHGPDAVSPGDEFILPNDYRPNDVEDVLQTPQNMSVTSIRDTQDSEVQVLETVPTPVEKKTKKRPRWFDEYTEMKKKMKPSTTNVNVDPLRPVDEKLLHSFRNWLVGTIGNKYPRDVFTGLCGVAWFSTLNTDKLWLSDDHLDAAFHMMRRRQHFFPELYPRKCTVMPSWFTSSLRGRWDAWKSNTDHDGFVWDESILELLRGDPNQFLPSWKGMECIYMAMFLNGPKHWIAMEVNLELWKIFLFDSSLGSLTKDELNSLMDVWCPLLAKLVDQCGVCDTHYMVMVPQMTASESQVRPFDWEMMDNKVVPQTKSR